GCCCAGCATTTCCACTCAGAGAACCTGCTCCTTCCAGGCCGTCTGTGAGCCTCGAGGGTCTCCCGGGACCCTGAGGGGGAAGGTTAGAGCTAGAGGCCTTCGCATTCCCCAGACCCCGCCGTGCCCCCCAGTGGGACAGGGTCAGCGCCTCGCTGGTCACAACGTGCCGGGCCTTGAGTCTGTGAAGCGGATGAAGGAGCTGTGCCGAGCCGGCTGCTGGGGTCATGGCTGGCTGGTGATGGAATGGCCAGGCCACCTGGGGCAGCTGAGCATGGGCCCGGAACATTCCCTTTCTCACTTCCAACTCCACTGGGAAAACTCTCCAGGGAAACACAAGGGTTTTTTAGAGGTAACATTAGGTACCTTAACCGCTCCGCTTTACTTGACCCCACCGGCCCCCCCTCACCCCTTGCCAGAGATGGGGGCAAAATCTCACTTGCCCCCTCGAGTTTTGACTCCCACCCCCCCCATCAGCCTGATCATCCGAGCTGCCCACACATCTCTGCTCACCTGGAGGCCCTCCCCAGCACCCAATGGGGCTGCCCCTGGGGTGCGGGGCTCTTGCCCCCCACTTGCACTCCAGGCTACCCGGAGCTGCATCGGGGAAAATCACTAGAGTGCAAGGAAGTCAATGATTTGAACAAACGgaatttctttgtcctttttaaaagtcaacacTTGATCTGTTACTGATTGGGAtgtgaaataaaactaaaaataacagcACACGGTGTCTCATTCAAGGCTCAGCTCACCTTTACCACAGTCCAAGTTCAATTTATCAGATCCCAAGGAGCAGCTTAGCAGCAAGTCAAACACAGGTGAGGGAGGAGGTAGGGGCAAGGAAAGTGGGCTCCCCGGGGCACCCCCTCAGGAGGTGGGAACCAGCCAGCTCACCCGCAAACTTGGCAAAGCAAGAAACCCTAGACGGAATCCTGGTTCGCTCTAATCCCCCTCATGTGGCCAGGCAACTCGCGTGCCTTTTTGACTCAGTTTCCCCCCCTGGGGCCATTAGGGACTTCTGGCACATTGCCTTGCTTTAAAGATGAATGATGCAGAAGGCAGGCTTGAGGGAGGGGCAAGCTCTGAAACTGCCCTGCCAATGCCATCCGTCATCAGGTCCTGTCCCTTCCGGCCACAAAGACCTCGGCACTCCACACACGGTCCCTAACAGTGTATtcaaaggggaaactgaggcaagagcCCTTACAAGGCCCCTCACCACCCCCCATTTCACCACCTTCCTAGGAGGCCTGGGGCGGTGCCAGGGTTCTTGGCAGATCAAGGGTCAGAGTCGGTTGGTTAATTACAACCTCTCCACCCCCCCTCCCCGTGGAGGCGCTGGGCAGGATGTTCagttctcccccacccccaggccgcTGGAGGGGGGCTTCGGAGGGAACTTGGTTTTCTCTCCACCCTAAGTTTTGTTGGGAGAGCAAGGAGGCCAGAAGGAGGGAGCAGAAGTGTTCTCAGGGCTCAGAGAGGAAGATGCCAGGGGAGGAAGAACCAAGAAACAACTGGAGTTACTCATTCAAAGTTGACTCCGACGCTGTCAAGGCGTCTTCCAAAAATTAACCGGAAACACCGGCTTCCCTGGGGCTCGGTCGCCCCGCTGTGGGGTGGGCCCCTTAAAATCACTTTTCTCTGAACGCTGTGTCCTCTGCAAGGTGGACGGGAGAACGCTTCTAACAGAGAGACCTGATCCCACCTTCGCCTTAACGATGAGCGGGGCGCCTTCCCCACTGCCTCGGCGCTCCGCGGGCCCGCGGCCGGGAGCCCCCGGTAAACTCGGGGAGCCCTGCGCCCCACCCCGCCGGCCCGGTTCTCAGCAACCTCGGCCGCACCTCCTGGCCATCAGTTTTGTCGGGCAGGGGGAGCCAGCTCTTACGTTTAGCATAAATCTCGGCCGAAACTCCAGCTCGGCTCCCTGCCCCCCAAAATGGCATCGCTCCAATGCCCTCCTCCCGCCTCATAAAAGTCCCGGCTTTCTGGATTTACGATGCGAGAGCGGGGGGTCGCCCGAGCGGTGACACACCCCGTTGCCTCCCCTGCGCCGCGGCTCGGGCCcgtggaggggagggcagaggcACGCGGGCCGGagacccctgcccccagccccgcgCCCGGGCACGGCCCCGTCCCCGCCCCCACCCGGCCGCCTCCTTCCGCCGGCCCTGCCCTTCCCCCCGCAGCCCCGGGGTCGGCCGAGCCGCGGGTTAACGGGGCCGCGGCCGCTTAAACATTAAATCCCGGCGCCCGCCGGCGGTATCCACATAACCGCCCCCGGCGCTGCCCGCTCTCCCCTCCCAGGAGGCGGCCGCCCCAGGCGGGCGTGGGGCCCCGGGGGGCTCCGGGCGCGGAGGGGGCCCCTCACCCGGCACGTAGATCTCGCCGCGCTCCTCGTCGGGCAGTTCGCTCCAGTTGCGCTTGCACGTGGAGACGCACGGCTTCTTCACCAGAAACGCGCGAGGCATTTTCCAACCCTGTCGCCGCGCGCGGTCCGCTGCGGAGCCTCGGGTCCCgggtggtggtggcagggagTGGTGGGGGGCGGCCCTCCTGGCCCGGGCCGGGACGGGTTGAGTTGGAGGCGGGGGCACAAGTCCGGGAAGGAGTCGCCAAAGCGCCGCCACGGGCCGCCGAGAGCCCGCGCCTCGGAGCGCGCGCGCCCGCTGCCAACTCCGCGGAGCTGTCGTCGAGCTTCCTCGCCACCGCGTCCCTTGCGGCCAGGTGCAGCGGGCTGGCGACGGGGGAAGCGGCGGGTCAGCGTCTCCCGGCTCGACTGGCGTCCCCCGCGGCCGCTCGGGAAGTCTTAAAGTACGATCCGGACCGACGGGTTCACGCTTTATTGGCTCGCGGCGGTGTGTGTTGGTggctggggcggggggtggggggagtgatcCGATCTAATTATCTTGGAGCGTCCCCGGGAGCGACGGCGCATGCGTTGGGAAATAACGGTGACAACCCACCTATTTGTTACCTGTCGAACCGGTTTCCAGTCCGCTGCCGGGGAGGTGGCCTGGCGGAGCGCCGGGCgggcgggggggggcgggggaggggaaggaggcgAGCTCAGGGCACCCCGCACCCAGTACCCGAGCGCCCAGCCGGcccggcccccgccccgccccgccccgccccgccccgccccgccccgccccgctccAGCCGGGTGTGTAAGCGTTTGCAAGCGGGAGTTTCGGAGGGaacaggggaggggaagggagggggcaaCGTTATTTGCACCGGGTGCTCGCACGCTCGGCGGGTGATGAAATGAAACTCGCCCGACTGGGCCATCCTGGCGCGCCTGGGGCGCACGGGGAGGCGCGGAGCCGCCGGGCGGGAGCGGGCGGCCCGGCCCACACTTGTTGAACCGGGCCTGGGCCGGGCGTCCCTGGATCCCAAAGGCTTGGCTGAGCAATTCGTGGTGTTCAGCCCTGAGGTATGTGCTGGGCGCCGTGCAGGAAGGCACGCGGGGCCGCAGGAGCGCTCAGGCCGGGGCGCGGGGAGGCGGGGCGCGCGCCGCGCAAATGCAAAACTGGAAGCGCCGAGCCCCGCGGCAGGTCTTCTGGCGGCCCAACCGCAGCGCCGGGGCCACCGAGAGCCAGACCCGCAGAACCCCTCATCCTTCTTGCAGACGGCCGGACTTCGGGTGCAgcgaggggtggtggtggtggggaatcTGGCACGAGAGAGCTGAGGGCGGAGGATCCGTGAGCGGCAGGCGCAGCCGCCTGTGTCCCCGCTGCCGCCACCGCAGAGAGCTCACCTCCGGTCCGTTTCCTTCCCACAGCCCACCTTGGCCgatgtcccacccccacccatcctGATCAGCCCAGGCCCCCAGGCCCAGCTGGAGGGATGCCCACCCTTCCTTAGGAGCCGGGGAGTGCTTGGTGCCCTCCAGGACACACTCTCCTGAGAGCTGTGGTTACCCCAGGGCGAGATGaattcagtgaatgaatgaatcttgcGCCAGACCCTGACTTGGGCCATCCTGCAGTAGGCGGGTACTGCGACAAACCCTTCCCCATGACCCTGGACTCAGGAGGTGGCCCTTCTTGTCAGGGGAGCAAGGCAAATGTCTACAGGGCAGGTGGATGAATGCAGGGGGTGAAGACAGCCAGTCCAAATACCCCACTTGTACGCAGAAACTTCCATGCAACGTTCGGGTCGAGGCCCGGTGCGGGAGGTAATTTTTGTTGATGTCTCTCACTGCTTTatctccagcctctccagctgTGTTCgccacatagtaggtgctcagtaaacgtTTGTGGAATGACTGCGTGTCCCATTTTTCTTGACTCATGTGACCCTTTAGCCTTTCATTTTCCAGCTTTTGATAGAGCATAGATCCAGAGCACATTTCTTTATTATAAGGGAAGCAATACTGCCAGTTCAGTGACAAAAGGCAAGTAACACTGGCTGTCGGGGAGGGTGGGGAGGTTGGGGACCGTGGAGAACAGGCCTCTCCAAGGGGGTAGACCCAATCAGTGCTCTTCGGGTACAGAAATCCATCACGGCCACAGCTTTCCATTTTTCCAAGAGAAACTGGAAATGTGGATTTGTATGTGAAATCTACCAATTTTCAAAAtgccatttcaattttttttataaaacacaGAATGGCTCAAAAACAATGATTTTCGAAGtatacttcaataagtagatacagagaaaatttcagagtttgttatgggttaccattccactatttcagatttctccttctagctgctccaaaacactggaggctagaagaaatttatttttatgcgtgcgaaaaacaaaacaactttctGCGTTAGATGTGACCCACAAACTGCCCGTGTGTATGGCCAGTGGTTTATGGGTGGCTCTGGAGTGACATACATGTGACTTTGCTCCACGAAAGCAGGGACCTGCTCTGTGTACCCAGCGCTCTGCACAatgccttcattcattcattcgttcataaGGAATGTCACTTCATCCATTCCTTAACTCATTCAGCagaaatttattgagcacctactataagCCAGGCACTGTAGATTCTGTGATGCaaggcatacaaagaaataggcAATTGCTAGTGTGCTGCAGATCCTTTAAACATGATGGAAGGTGGGTGGGGGTGCTGAGATCACAGTGAGAGGCAGAAGCCAGGCAGAGAGCGAGGAAGCTCACCATCAGCAGAAGGAACAGCTGGTGCGAAGGCCCTGGTGTGGGAATGAGCCTACTGTGTGTGTGCGATGGACAGAATCATGAAcgtggggagaagggagggtaTAGGAGATGAGGCTGAAGACATGGGCCAGGCTACATCATGTGAGACTCAGTATAGTGGGAAGCTGTGGGGTTTGGAAGCCATATGGCCTGCTGCGGAGAGAAAGGAGTGTATCTGTGTGAGTTaattgggggtgtgtgtgtgtgtgcagggacAGTGTACATGAGAGTGGCAGCAGGCCAGCAGGGAGTCTACTGCAATAGTCCCAGTAGGAGATGACGGTAGGCTGAGCCAGGGTGAAAGCCAATTCCAGGTGTGTTCCAAAGGTAGAACAGAcgtctcttttttatttctttaagcgtttttttattgtaaaatataacatttatacaaaggaaagaaagaaaaaacaatgattttcaaagtatacttcaataagtagatacagagaaaatttcagagtttgttatgggttaccattccactatttcagatttctccttctagctgctccaaaacactggaggctagaagaaatttatttttgtgcatgcgaaaaacaacataaataccagaaagcaataaatttcaaagcgcatcacaaaattagctgtagaacagattgcagagtttggtatggattgcaattccaccatttcaggttttcatttccaccagctctaagatactggagactaaaagaaatgtcaatataatgactcCGCAATCATTCTCGTTTggtaaaccctatcttctctatataactccactatcacctttgatctttctcccactctttaggggtatttgggctatgcccattctaactttttcatattggaagggcctgttgATAATATTGGATGGGGGATGAAATTagtcgatgttctggagaggctggccctctgcatttcaggacttaccttgcCCAGGTAAGAggtagtaggtttctggaagtagtaggttaccctagtgcatggaacctttgtagaatcttatataacgccctaggtgttttttagggttggctggaatggttttggttgagctAACTTTTGCAAGAGGATCCACTGGAAGACAGACAAGGTTATGATATTCTAAGGCCAATCTTTTTTGGCCATTAAAATATTGTAAGTAGGGGAGTTATATGATTGGATTTACCTTTTAGAAGTTGCATGAAATCGAACAGAAGTCTCTTGTTGGTATGGTGGACATGGGGTGCAAAGAAAGGAGGAGCTCAGCATGATGTGGAGGTTTGGGACTAAGCACTTGGCTGGGTGGAGGTGCCAGCTACTGAGATGGAGAGGCTAGGGGCTGGACAGGTGGTGACGGCAGGGGAGATGGCGATTGTTTGGACTAGTTAAGACTGAAATGTGCATTCAGTGTCCATGCTGGGGTGGGCTGCTGGAAAGCAAGGCTGGAGTTTCAGGGCAGGGGCAAAGCTGCAGGTAGAAATTCGGGATGTGCCAGCATCTAGATGGTTTCCAAGCCACGGGCCTGTCTGAGTGtgtcaggggtggggtgggggtgggggtgggggtggggtggacagGGTCTCAGGCCGGGCCATGCCTATCTTTCCAGATTAAGAGAATGTGGCCGGCAGTTTGAGCTCAGAAGTTTTAGGGAAGCCATGGAGTAAAACGCATGCTTCTGCCTGGACAGCCTAGGACGTCTCCAGCACTGGCAGGAGCCGAGAAGGGCCCTTTGCCTGTTGCACTTTCCACTGTCACAGACAAGAGCGCGAGGCCCCATCTCAAGCACTTTTCTTACATTCGCCCTTTTAATCTAAACAACAGCCCATGAGGGAGGTACGAATCTTAGCccctattttacaggtgaggaaactgaggctagatGCAGATGGGGAAAGATGAGGGGGGTGCAGCACGTGGGCAGAGGCTCCCCTGGTGGAGCTGGGGGGTGGCTGGGCGTAGGGGAAATGGGAGAGCAGCGTGGCCACGGGTCCAGCTGCCAAGCTGCTCTGGCATCACTTTAGCTCACCCTCACCGTCTCCGCAGCCCTCTCGTCACAGATTGGTGGCGGCCAGGAGCTAGGAATGGGAGTGGGGGTGGACATGGgtgtgactgctaatgggtatggggtgGTGAAAAAGGTTCGGGAATTAGAGATGGTGTCCAGAGCACCAGCCTGAATATACCGTAGTCCACTGAATGGTACATCTAGAAGGCATGCATTTTATGATACGTGAATTCTACCTCAAAGTTATTAAAAATGGTGTTATAAAAGGAGTCTCCTGGCCGCCACTAATCTACTGTGTCTCTAGGGCTCTGCCTAATGTTCTTTTTAGAGCTTCCTGATAATCCCAGAAACTGAAGCTCTGAGGATGGAATTAATTGTCCCGCCCATCTCACAGAcaagaaaaactgaggctcaggatgACCTGCCTGTTTCCATGCCTGTGTCCAATGCCTCCCCAGAACTAGGCTGTACGGGGGGAGGGTGGAAGCTCAGCAGGAAGGGAAGGGACAAGGTGTGGGCACTGAGCAGGGGGCTGCTCTCCGGGGTGGGCCTGCTGCCTGGGGACTCGGGGACACCCTTGCCCACGGTGTTGGCAGGCTGAGCTCACCCCTTGTGTGGGACCAGCCAGTGGCTGTTGGCGAAATCCCCCGATTCCACCTCTTAGGACCTGTGTCATTTGGGGCAAATGGCTGGGCCTCTCTGGGCCCCCTGTCCTCATCTGGTACCTATCCTGGGTTGCGGTGATTTGATGTGGATGTGTTTGTCCCAGCCTCAGGGACATGGCTGGGTGcccccgccacccccccccccccatgagtTCCCTCCCTTCAGACACTTGGCCCCAAGGAGCCAAGGTTCAGAAAAGCTGGAGGTCGGCAGAGGCTGAACTGGGGCCAGAGCTGGCGCCTGGCTTCCGGGGCCCTTTGAAGCCGGCCTCCTCCACCGCAAAAAGGGGTTTAATAACCACTTCTCCCGCCCGGGGAGCCGAGAGGGCTGCACACGTGCAGTTATCAGCACCCGCTGGACCTCAAGGACCGGGAAGCTAGACAGCCTTCCCTCTCCTGGGCTGCTCTCACCCGGGTTGTGTTTTTCATCTGAGGGTTAATTACCCTGGCGCCCCACCCACTACCTCCTGAGCAGAGTCATcactcccattttatagacagggaaactgaggcacgtaGAGGGAAGTGGTTTGAGGCTGCCGCCTGTGAGTCAGACGTGGAGCCAGCACCAGGGCCCAAAGGAGCCGGGACCCGGCCTTCCGGCTGGACCTGTCCCTCCGGGTGGGCCCATGCACCCTGGGCACGGGCGGCCCAGACATCCTCCTTCCCGGTTCTCCTTACCCCACCCCAGTCCCTGCCAGCGGGGGGGAAGGGGAGATGAGATGGCAGCGGCTGGCATGGGGGCTTAGACCAGGTTCATCTTCAAGACCCGCTGATTAGAGCCAGAAGCCACAGGGCGGGAGGCAGGGTCTGGTGGCCCGCGGGTCTGTGCCCTGCAAACCCGCGATGAGTGGGGCGTCTTCGGTGGAGAGCTGCTCCGTGAGCCTCTGAGTGTCCCCCCACGAATTCCCAGGGTCGTCCTCTAGAAGTGGAGGGCTGGGTTCTGGTCCTGCCTGGCCCCAGGTCTGGGAGGAAGGAGACCATTCCGCTCGCGGgccgtggcttcccgggccgtgCCCCGCGCCCCGCGCGGCCCGCCAGGCCCTGCCCGTCCGCTCGGCCCGCGTCGGGGGCCCGTTGCTTCCGGGTTTCCCTGCCCGTGGCCCGAGCCCGGCGGCCTGGCCGCGTCCGGCTGCCGCGCCCCCTGCCGGCCGCCTCGGGCCGAGGTCAGCGGTTCCCGCCCGGCCTCGACCCCGGCGCCGGCTCCGCGCCCCCAAGCCGAGCGGgactggcgggggggggggggggggggggccaggcCCGGCGTCGGGGAAGCCAAGCCAAGCCCCGCGGCGCCCGCCCGACCGGTTCCGCAGGGGCCGCGGCGCGCACTTCCTGCGGGCGCCCGGGGCCGCACCCTGCGCTACCCCCAGCGGCCACCCTGGGAACCCGGGCCGTCCCCCCCCCACTTGCCCCCCCCCCACGGGGACGCGGCTGGCGCTGGAGGGGGTGCGCCCGGGCGCCGGCGGGGGTCGCGCCGGTAGCCCCCCCACCTCAGCCGGGCAGGCGCTGGCGGAGCCCGGGCGGCGGGGGTTCCGGGGGTCGCAGTCGCGgctccggggtgggggtggggcacccGGGAGTCCCGGAGCCCGGGCCCCCCCCAGCGCCACCGCCCCTGCGCGGGCCTGCGGCGGTTTCGGGGCAGGGGGGCGCCCCGCGCGCGGCGGGACAGTTACTCAGCCCCAGCGAAACCAGCGAGTCGGCACCTGCCGGCCGGGGGCGGGGAAGGCGGCGGCCCCGTTACGGCCCCGCCCCCGCgccgccccgccccggcccgcccGCCCCCGCGCCGCCGCCCGCCGGGAAGGAGCCGCTGAGTCAGGCCCGGTGAGAGCCGCCGGCCCGTTACCGCGGGCGCCGGGGGCGCGGGCGGCGCTGCGGTTTCGGTGGCGGCCGGGGGCGGGCGGCCTGACGAGTCCTCGGCACGCACCCCTCGCCCGCCGCCCGCGCCCCTACCCCGCGGGGCCCCCCCGCGACACCCGTGGGAGGGAGGcgcgcggggtgggggtgggggtgggggggtgccgCGGGCGAGCCCTGCTGGGAGCTGCGAGACCACCCAGGGGAGGCGGCAGCCCCCTCGGCGTGGGCGGGGGCCGGGCGCGGGGCCGGCGGCTGCGGGCGCCCTCTGGCGGCCCCGGCGCGTCTTCACGGCGTGGGCCTCCCTCCCGTCCACGCAGGCGTCCGCGTGCCTGGCCGCCATGGGGCCGCTGAGCCGGGAATCCTGGGCCCAGCGCCTCCGGGCTTTCCGGGCCAGCCCATCCGCCTTCCTCGCAGGCCCCGAGGGTGAGGGTCTGGGCCGTGACCTGCTGAGTGACCTGAGGAGCGAGAAGTTGGGTGAACAGACCAAGGTAGGCCCCTCACGCATCCTCAGCCTTGGGCCTTCTGGTCACCCCAGTCCCCTGACCGTTATCATCACGCTGCTCACAACACCCGTCCCCACCCAGGTTTCTTTGCTGACCCTGGCCTTGGAGTACCCAGCCCTGCTGTGGCCCGACGTCCCTGCAGCCGAAGCTGCTGCCGTCTTCCTCCTGGACACCCTGGTCCTTCTACCCCCACGGCCCTCTGCTCTCCGGCGGCCCCTGCTGCTGGCGGCCACCACAACCCTGGCAGCAGGAGGGGCGCTGGGTCCCGCCTCCGGGGCGTCGGGCCGCCTCCTGCCCCTGCTGCTGGGCCTGGCCTCAGGCCGAGATCTGGGTCGAGGCTTTGGCCCTGCCTCGGAGCAGCACCTCCTGCAGGCCACAGCGTGCGAGTGCCTGCGGGAGCTGGAGAGCTGCAGGCCGGGGCTGCTGGGGGGTTGCCTGGGCCTGCTGCGGGGCCTGCTGGGGCGGGAGGGCCCCGTCCAGCCCCTCAGCCTGCTGCTGGGCCTGGTCCTGCACAACACCTTGGTGGGACAAGCCAGGGCTGGGGCCAGCCTGCAGGACCAGCTCGTGGCTGGCGACTGCTCCTCAGGGGATGTCCGCAGTCCCACCATTCCTTGGGACTGGACGCTAGCTGGGGAAGGTGATGGCCACCTCCAGGCCCAGGCGCCCAGCTGGCCGGCGGCCGAGGAGGAGGAACGGGGCCTTGAAGTGCTCGAGCCCAGCCCCGAGGAGGCGCGGGAGCTGCGGGCTGTCGCGGCCCAGCTCCTGGATGCCTCTTACCTGCTCACTCCTGTGGCCCAGGCCCAGCTCCTCTGGCTCCTGGGCTGGGCCCTGCGGGGCAGGCGGGGACAGCCACCAGCGCTCTTCAAGCCGCAGCTGGTGCGGTTGCTGGGCACGGCCCAGCTGGTGCTGCTGCACGCTGTGCTGGCGCTGAAGGCGGCCTTCGGCGAGGCCATGTTCACAGCCCAGGACGAGGCCTTGCTGCTCCGTCGGCTTGCCCTGGCCGCCCAGCACCCCGCCCTGCCCGTGCCTGCCCACCTCTTCTACCTGCACTGCCTGCTCAGCTTCCCCGAGAACTGGCCGCTCGGCCCCACGGGGGAGGAGGCCGCCCCGCTGCTGCTCGGGCCCCGGCAGTGCCGCGGCCTCCTGCCCAGCCTCCTGCACGACCCGCTAGGTCTCCTGGCCCGCCTGCACCTACTGTGCCTGCTCAGTGTCCAGGgcgaagaggaagaagaggaggaggaggtccAGGCTCAGAGCCCCCGGCGCTACCTGCAGGACCTGCTGGCCGGCGTGCGGCAGATGGCCGCCCTAGAGGGGGGCCCCCGGGCCTCGGCCACGCTCTGCTTCCAGGCCTCCTACTTGGTTGCCTGCTGCCTGGCAGGGGAGCCCGCGGTGCTGAACTCTCTGACCCATGGGCTGGCCCAACTGTACCGGGCCCGGCCGGCGTTGGCCCCCCATTTTGTGGACTTCCTAGATCGAGTGGCCCCCGAGCTGGGGAAGCCCCTGGGGGTGATGTTGCGGCAGGAGGTGGTGTCCAGAGAGGGCAGTGACGGGGCTCTTCGTTGGCATCTGCAGATGTTGGCAAAGGTGGTGGACGGCGAGGCCCCCGTTGCCACCCTGCGCTTCCTGCGGGCGGCAGCTGCCCACTGCAAGGACTGGGGCCTGGAGCAAGCCCTGCTGCGGGTCTGCCGGGCCCTGctgtgggcagggggtgggggcggccTGGTGGACTTCCTGCAGGAGCTGGCCGGGCAGCTGGAGGACCCTGATGGCCGGGACCATGCCCGCCTCTACTACATCCTCCTGGCCCACCTGGCAGGCCCCAAGCTGGGGGTGGCTCTGGGCCCCTCGCTTGCCGCCCCTGCCTTAACCTCCTCGCTGGTGGCCGAGAACCAGGGCTTTGCCGCGGCGCTGACCGTGCAGGAGGCCCTGTCCCCGCTGCGGCTGAGTGTGGGTCCCCGCAGAGCCGAGGGCCCCGACCCAGTGCTGCAGCTCCAGGTGGAGGCGCAGGAGCCGCTCTACTCCCTGGAGTTGCGCTTCCGCGTGCAGGGGCAGCTCTATGCACCCCTGGGCGCCGTCCACGTGCCCCACCTGCGTCCGGGCCGCCCCCTGCCTCTGGCCCTGCCGCTGCAGCCCCGACGCCCAGCCCCGACGCAGCTGCACGTCCAGGCTCTGTACACCACACCCACCGGCCTCACGTGCCACGCCCGGCTGCCACCCGTGACTGTGGACTTTGCCAGCCTCTTCCTGCCTTTCCCGCAGCCCCCTGGGGGGGCCGGGCCGGACTTCTTCGAGGAGCTCTGGGCCTCCTGCCTGCCGAAGGGCGCCGAGAGTCGGGTGTGGTGCCCACTGGGGCCGCAGGGGCTCGAGGCCCTGGTAGCCCGCCACCTGGAACCCTTCGTGGTGGCGGCCCAGCCCCCCACCAGCTACTCCGTGGCCATCCGCCTGCCCCCGGCCTCCAGGCTGCTGCTGCGGCTGCAGGCGACACCAGCGGGCGGGGTGCCCGTGGCCCTGCGCACCGACGACTGGGCTGTGCTGCCCCTGGCCGGGGACTTTCTCCGCGGGCTCTCAGCCGCCGGCTGAGCCCTGGGGCCCCTGTAGGGGGCCTAAGCCAGGCTGCC
This region of Tamandua tetradactyla isolate mTamTet1 chromosome 9, mTamTet1.pri, whole genome shotgun sequence genomic DNA includes:
- the AP5B1 gene encoding AP-5 complex subunit beta-1, with translation MGPLSRESWAQRLRAFRASPSAFLAGPEGEGLGRDLLSDLRSEKLGEQTKVSLLTLALEYPALLWPDVPAAEAAAVFLLDTLVLLPPRPSALRRPLLLAATTTLAAGGALGPASGASGRLLPLLLGLASGRDLGRGFGPASEQHLLQATACECLRELESCRPGLLGGCLGLLRGLLGREGPVQPLSLLLGLVLHNTLVGQARAGASLQDQLVAGDCSSGDVRSPTIPWDWTLAGEGDGHLQAQAPSWPAAEEEERGLEVLEPSPEEARELRAVAAQLLDASYLLTPVAQAQLLWLLGWALRGRRGQPPALFKPQLVRLLGTAQLVLLHAVLALKAAFGEAMFTAQDEALLLRRLALAAQHPALPVPAHLFYLHCLLSFPENWPLGPTGEEAAPLLLGPRQCRGLLPSLLHDPLGLLARLHLLCLLSVQGEEEEEEEEVQAQSPRRYLQDLLAGVRQMAALEGGPRASATLCFQASYLVACCLAGEPAVLNSLTHGLAQLYRARPALAPHFVDFLDRVAPELGKPLGVMLRQEVVSREGSDGALRWHLQMLAKVVDGEAPVATLRFLRAAAAHCKDWGLEQALLRVCRALLWAGGGGGLVDFLQELAGQLEDPDGRDHARLYYILLAHLAGPKLGVALGPSLAAPALTSSLVAENQGFAAALTVQEALSPLRLSVGPRRAEGPDPVLQLQVEAQEPLYSLELRFRVQGQLYAPLGAVHVPHLRPGRPLPLALPLQPRRPAPTQLHVQALYTTPTGLTCHARLPPVTVDFASLFLPFPQPPGGAGPDFFEELWASCLPKGAESRVWCPLGPQGLEALVARHLEPFVVAAQPPTSYSVAIRLPPASRLLLRLQATPAGGVPVALRTDDWAVLPLAGDFLRGLSAAG